In one window of Bos taurus isolate L1 Dominette 01449 registration number 42190680 breed Hereford chromosome 4, ARS-UCD2.0, whole genome shotgun sequence DNA:
- the GPR141 gene encoding probable G-protein coupled receptor 141 has protein sequence MAAHNSSSCDDPILTPHLTRLYFVVLIGGLLGIISILFLLVKMNTRSVTTTAVINLVVVHSVFLLTVPFRLTYLIKHTWTFGLSFCKFVSAMLHIHMYLTFLFYMVILVIRYLIFFKHKDKVEFYRKLHAVAASTAMWLLVIVIVVPLVVSQYGIHEGYDSHHCFKFHKELTHAYVQAINYLIVAVVIIIAVILLVLQITIIVLMARKLGHSLLSHQEFWAQVKNLLFIGVILICFLPYQCFRIYYLYTVAHSRDCNYNVAFYNEIFLSVTAISCFDLLLFVFGGSHWFRQKIIDLWNCLLCR, from the coding sequence ATGGCTGCCCACAACAGTTCCTCCTGCGATGACCCCATATTGACACCCCATTTAACCAGGCTCTACTTTGTAGTGCTTATTGGAGGGCTGTTGGGCATCATCTCCATTTTGTTCCTGCTTGTGAAAATGAACACCCGGTCTGTGACCACCACAGCAGTCATTAATCTGGTGGTGGTCCACAGTGTTTTTCTGCTCACAGTGCCTTTTCGCTTGACCTACCTCATCAAGCACActtggacatttgggttgtccTTCTGCAAGTTTGTGAGTGCCATGCTGCACATCCACATGTACCTCACATTCCTGTTCTACATGGTGATTCTAGTCATCAGGTACCTCATTTTCTTCAAGCACAAGGACAAAGTGGAATTCTACAGAAAACTACATGCTGTGGCTGCCAGTACCGCCATGTGGCTGCTGGTGATTGTCATTGTGGTACCTCTGGTTGTTTCTCAGTATGGCATTCATGAGGGCTACGACAGCCACCACTGTTTCAAATTCCACAAAGAACTTACTCATGCATATGTGCAAGCCATCAATTATTTGATAGTCGCTGTTGTCATAATCATCGCAGTGATTCTCCTGGTCCTCCAGATCACCATCATCGTGTTGATGGCACGGAAGCTTGGACACTCCTTACTATCCCATCAAGAGTTCTGGGCTCAGGTGAAAAATCTGCTTTTTATAGGAGTCATTCTTATTTGCTTCCTTCCCTACCAGTGCTTTCGAATTTATTACTTGTACACGGTGGCACACTCAAGAGACTGTAACTACAATGTTGCATTTTATAATGAAATCTTCTTGAGTGTAACAGCAATTAGCTGCTTTGATttgctgctttttgtttttggggGAAGCCACTGGTTTAGGCAAAAGATAATTGACCTATGGAATTGCCTTCTGTGCCGTTAG